The genomic window AACCATTCACGTTCCTGCTGATAAATCTATTTCACATCGAAGCATTATGTTTGGTGCGATTTCAGAAGGTACCACAACCATCAAAAACTTCTTACGAGGAGAAGATTGTTTAAGTACACTTAACGCATTTAAAAGTTTAGGTGTGCCAATCACAGATGATGGTGAAACCATTCGTGTAACAGGTGTAGGCTTTGATGGTCTAAAAAAACCAGCTACATCACTTGATTTAGGTAATTCTGGTACCACCATTCGTTTGATGATGGGAATTTTGGCGAAACAGTCATTCGACACCGTTTTATTTGGTGACGAGTACTTAAACAAACGCCCAATGAATCGCGTCATGTTACCACTTAATCAAATGAATGCTAATCTATCTGGGCATGATAATAGTGAATATCCTCCTATTCATATTTCAGCTAATAATCAACTAACACCAATCACTTATCACATGCCAGTAGCAAGTGCTCAAGTGAAATCTGCTATCTTGTTTGCAGCCTTGCAAGCTGATGGTGAGACAACCATTATCGAAAAAGAACCGACTAGAAATCACACTGAAGAGATGATTCGTCAATTTGGTGGGACGATCACAACAGATGGAAAAGACATTCGTATGACAGGTCCACAACGATTAGTTGGACAAAACGTTACTGTGCCTGGTGATATTTCATCTGCAGCGTTCTTTTTAGTTGCCGGAGCTATTGTGCCAAATAGTGACATAGTGCTTAAAAACGTGGGGGTTAACCCAACGAGAACAGGGATTCTAGATGTTTTAGAAGAGATGAATGCCGATGTGGTGATTAGTGAAGAAGATCATGCTAACCAATCAGCCACCATCACTGTCAAAACAAGTAATTTAACTTCTACAATAGTTGGTGGGGATATTATTCCTCGTTTGATTGATGAAATTCCCATTATTGCGTTACTTGCAACACAAGCAAATGGTCAAACAATCATTAAAAATGCTGAAGAACTAAAAGTAAAAGAAACCAATCGTATTGACGCAACAGCTGAAGAATTAAGAAAACTTGGTGCAGATATCAAGCCAACAGAAGATGGGTTAATCATCAATGGCCCATGTCAATTGCACGGTGGAAAAGTATCTAGTCGAGGGGATCATCGTATAGGGATGATGCTTCAAATCGCTGCGTTACTAACTGATGAAGAAGTCATTATGGAAAAATCAGAAGCTGTCTCAGTATCGTATCCCAATTTTTTTGATGACGTCTATCAATTAAGAAAAACAAGGAGGGGCTAATATGACGATTGTCTTAATCGGTTTTATGGGTGCCGGAAAAACAACAGTAGGAAAAATTTTAGCTCAAAAAACAAGTAGTAAACAAGTTGATTTAGATAAATACA from Vagococcus martis includes these protein-coding regions:
- the aroA gene encoding 3-phosphoshikimate 1-carboxyvinyltransferase: MKLISASPLNGTIHVPADKSISHRSIMFGAISEGTTTIKNFLRGEDCLSTLNAFKSLGVPITDDGETIRVTGVGFDGLKKPATSLDLGNSGTTIRLMMGILAKQSFDTVLFGDEYLNKRPMNRVMLPLNQMNANLSGHDNSEYPPIHISANNQLTPITYHMPVASAQVKSAILFAALQADGETTIIEKEPTRNHTEEMIRQFGGTITTDGKDIRMTGPQRLVGQNVTVPGDISSAAFFLVAGAIVPNSDIVLKNVGVNPTRTGILDVLEEMNADVVISEEDHANQSATITVKTSNLTSTIVGGDIIPRLIDEIPIIALLATQANGQTIIKNAEELKVKETNRIDATAEELRKLGADIKPTEDGLIINGPCQLHGGKVSSRGDHRIGMMLQIAALLTDEEVIMEKSEAVSVSYPNFFDDVYQLRKTRRG